The genome window atatatatatatatatatagatatatatattatatatatatatagatatatagatatatatatatcatatatatatatatatatatatatcatatatatctatatatatatatatatatatatatctaatatatactatatatatttatatatatctctatatatatatctatatatatctatatttatctatatctatatatctatatatatattatatctatatatatatatatatatctctatctatatctatctatatatatctatatctatctatatatctataatatatctatatatatatatatatatctatatcttatctatatctatctatatctagctctatatctatatctatatagatgtgatagatatatatagatagatatagatatgatatagatatagatatagatatgatatagatatagatatatatatatatatatatatatatatatatatatataaatatataatgtgcgtgtttctttatttattacattttccgattctggtacgaatacataaataaaaaggaatgcaggtgcacttttctttttgtatacaatgaaatatcgtattcatgcatagatatggagatataaaaactttgaaataataaatgaaaaaataaatataaaacaaatgcagaatactcactcctaatcctgactcttcgttctattcttgttttttcctccctcctccattgaagagtcttgcatttttttcctctcgacatgacgaggtacaggtggaggaggagacgcgcgcccttacggctgctgggatagggcgcggtcccGTGAGCCCTCCCCTGActgccgctgagtcgcactccaatagaagaccgcactgtggtatttgcggtcacactcccccaCCCCGAaccctgcatagagctatcttgcaggtgcgacagaagaaccgggtgtctctcctttcCCGCCATtctatggcacacccggcaccgtttctacCTGCGCCCTTCAAGAGATCCAGtttgtgtgatcccctggcatcagccgacacggagggtccactacccgacgagaaggggtggTGCGGGCGGGGGCggggcagcaggggcggcggcagcaggggcgtcggcagcaggggcgtcggcagcaggggcgtcggcagcaggggcgtcggcagcagtggcggcggcagcaggggcgttggcacctctatgaccgaagtaggcaccccttaggtctgccctttcctgtacggggagatctacagctcgggggggcagtgatggaaggccactcctcgggattaaagttgatgagggcattcccggctacctctaggaactgtatgtgggacaacctcggaagattgttaccacggtacccacagtacagtatgtaggcatttttggagggccaactgaaggatgtatttgaggagcttttgtgtccacctcctggttctcctggcgaagggataatattggatgagctgatcaaagagatcaactcctcccatgtgcctgttgtagtgcccaatgacggtagggcggtctaaacgaaactcctcatacacaactcggccctgtcgacgtgtcccTTGTCCTTCCGCTGCcaacgatctcctcttggacgaggttcatggctcgtcgaaatcatggggacgagtcggacacccttccaacagatgacaaagacagctcccttccgccgccactgtgtctctcctcttgccagatgttgtggatggctagcgaaccgcttgagggaattcggggccccatgcaccaaccgaagggtaccactgacgtgaatacctgcttcatacagttcctgggccagggataccgagttataataattatccataaacaggtggtatccctggttacggaaacgatccacaagcccgaaaacagtgtcacgcaacgtggagaagaccccggaatacaccgaaaagtccacgacatagccagtgttggcctcggtaataaaaaaaaatttcacaccatatttcttcggcttcttggggttatacactttgatgcttagacgtcctttgtaaggcatcatcccctcatccaatgaaaggttctttccaggaatcacgagagttacaCAGcgttcacggatataatccaacactggcgcactaaaatgaggcgatcagagtttattccggggtatggcccttcggttgaaggcgttgaaatatctgtccaacgccaggaaagtatcacggggcataacgctgggcacattgggcgtacccaagaaaaaattacgcctccaatatatcctgacgtcggaagcaggcaacaatccaaaaaaaacgtggagccccaaaaaatgcgccatgtcagggaggttgcaaccccgccaataatacgacaatgtcgtgcgcaattcatcacggcagtacctggtgtagtccgccgtctctgctaccaggtactccagcaattcccgcgtaaggaaaagctgaacgaaacccagaggagtcaggggaacaggtacggtgaggccaggatttgccgcgaatggatgcatggtaggtggtgtggggtcctctgtccacccatcctcGCTTTCGGACGACCGAGATTCACCTTGGCTGCTCActcgactatccgaccttctgcGTGCCCGTGCACGCGCACGCGCACGAGCGCGGGTACGACTACGAACACGagaccccctcactggcccatctccctcactcaagccttcgctttctgtatcatccTCATCAGCGCGAAAACTTGAACTAAACTCTTCAtcatccccctcctcagattccccctcatacgcactGAAACTACTGAACTctaattcactttcgggatgtgaccctcgaacggacattgggggcaaatattcgtcgTCATCACTTTCATCGAGAGTTATGTCCTCATCACTTgacgaccatccgccatcaaaatgaggacttgccacatactctcgatcgagctctgataaatattcatcaaTGTCCCTTTGttggagccctcccaaattcttacgaatgcccctaaggacggcctgatgcttccttggggttactaacggcaaatgagacacttgagaagcactttcatcgacacgtggtcgcacagaacggcgttgaggagcaaggtcaggttgggtgcttgttccttccccagcatccaggtccaaaactctcctAACACGTTTCCCTTCCGACGGGTATTAACGTGCCTTTCGCATTTCGTACGACgtccagacatctctatgaacgtcctgtatcaacacaaatgttcaaagtctcgcacaagctcagaaaAACGCGGTTCCGATAAAAGATCGCTCTCGAACGgtgcgtcgctgatgctggctggggtgagaagaaggcatttcgcgcctgcgcacttgggtcacgcatcaaaacaaaacaacaccttgatccgtgaactcccagcatcccccaaggcgggtgattcaaaagttttcggctggtaggcctataagtatttttccgcgaaatttttaaaaaaacttttttgagacgacgtatggtacgtccattcggcaatcgggggagattttgactcgacgtttaatacgtccattcggcgttaaagggttaactaaGGTTCTTACAATCTTaccttttgtaaaagaaaaaaaaaatatatatatatatatatatatatatatatatatatatatatatatatatatatatagctataggttGTGATGGTGCCCGGATTTGTGCCATTTCTTCAGGGAGGGGCGTAATTTTGTGGGGCATGCAAACTACATCTGGGTGAGTTTCCAGGGCAAGGGCTGATTGGCAAATTTGAGGGGCTCAAGATCGTGTTCGTGGGTTGGTAACGAAATTTGGTAGGATCGTGGTGTCCTAGCTAGGGACCCTGATGAACCACGGTAGAGGGTTAATAGCAATTAGAGGGGCAGGCGTGCTCGAGTCGGGAGAGCAGTGCAACATGTTTAAGCCTCATGGTGTATTAATTCAGGTTCGTAGGATGATTTCCCCACAGTCTCTTTGCCGCTTGCATAAGGCTTAAGTAAATAAGGCTGGGACACGATACATTGTTGCATTCAGGGTTGCTCCCTAGACTTGAAGGATCTTTGTGACGTCGCAACTGAGTAAGGTACTGGTAGTTTGTCTTCACGGAGTTGGTGTGGGTTTTGGCAACTCATTGGTTTAGTCAGCTACAGTTCGACTAGGGAATTTCGTTAGTTCATAGGGAGTGGCCAGAGCTGAATCCAGGAAAATGGAGACCCTTAAATTTGTGCAATTGAGGGAGGGTTTGAGAGCTAGAAGCCTCCCAATGGGGGGAACAAATCTGCATTGTATCAGCGTCTGAGCGAGTCACTAGAGAAGGAGGGCAGGAGTGTTCAGGAATTTTTGAAGGAACTCGAGGTCAGGCAGAACAGTGAGATCAATCAGGACCAAGAGGCAGGAGAGGACATTGGGCCAAtcccagaggaggaggaacattTAAATGTGGGGGATAGCGCATCAGTTATGGGTAGGCAATCTGTTGCTTCAGGGGGCTCTAAACAGTCAAGCGTGAGTTCTGCTGGGGAGTAGTAGGCGTGTGTTGGCAGCTGCTTCTAGAGCCAGGTTGGAAGCAAATTACAGAAGTTGGAAGAGCTGCAAGCCATAGAGCGAGAGGAAGAAGCCTTAAGACAGAGGAGGGAGAAGCTTAGGTTGGAGGCAGAGATAGCTGAGGTGGTGGCAGAGGAGAAGGTTTTACAACAATTTGacgaaaataatagagaaatagcTCCCGTCACTAGGATAAGGGAACACATAGACCCTGACATAGACAGGAGTGAACAACCCATGGGCTTAGGTGCAGTAGCGCCTGAAGTTAGCTCAGGTGGGAATAACCAAGGTGACTTAAGTAATAAGGAAATCTTGCAGACATTAATCTCTTGCAGCCTCAAAGGCTTGATGCCCAAGCAGGATATGGCTAAGTTTGATGGAGATTATACAAAGTACTTTAGGTTCATCCGCTCATTCGACGACATATTTAGCAGCCAGCTGACAAATGATAAGGAAAGGCTGAGGTATCTGGATTTATACACAACAGGTAGGCCTAATGAGATAGTGGCAGTTTGCCTCCACTTAGATGCTTCAGAGGGCTATAGGCAGGCAAGAAAATTGCTGGAGGAGCGATACGGCAACCTTGAGCAAATAGCCACCGCATACGTGGATAAGGTAATCAAATGGAAGGACATGGGGGAGAATAATGCAGAGGACTTTGATGAGTATGCGGTGATGCTAAAAACCTGCAGAAATGCAATTTCGTGCGTCCCTTATGGTGTCGCCGAATTGCAGAACCCAAAAACGATGAGGTTGATCCTGAGCAAATTCCCATCTAGTGTGCGGGACTG of Macrobrachium nipponense isolate FS-2020 chromosome 11, ASM1510439v2, whole genome shotgun sequence contains these proteins:
- the LOC135209221 gene encoding uncharacterized protein LOC135209221; this translates as MFPVFCCGSIDLMIKNIDNLADTRVQTSAVSNPFECSSAIHIQSSSFLLNSKVDIFADDDINTNFESQVGSKLQKLEELQAIEREEEALRQRREKLRLEAEIAEVVAEEKVLQQFDENNREIAPVTRIREHIDPDIDRSEQPMGLGAVAPEVSSGGNNQGDLSNKEILQTLISCSLKGLMPKQDMAKFDGDYTKYFRFIRSFDDIFSSQLTNDKERLRYLDLYTTGRPNEIVAVCLHLDASEGYRQARKLLEERYGNLEQIATAYVDKVIKWKDMGENNAEDFDEYAVMLKTCRNAISCVPYGVAELQNPKTMRLILSKFPSSVRD